ACACTACCGGCGCGCGTGACGCGCTGACGCGGGCCGTCGCCCTCGATCCCACGCTCGCCGGCGCACGCGACCTTCAGCGCGAACTGAAGACCGGCTACCAGACGCTCTACGTCGGCGTGCGCCAGTACCCGGAACTGATGTCGCCGAGCACCGCCCGGCTGGACAGTGAGAAACAGGCGGTGGAACTGATGTTCGAGGGGCTGCTCGCGGAAGTACCCGACGACGGCGGCGGGGCGCGGTACCGGCCCGCCGGCGTGATCGGCATGCCGGCCGTGGTGCCGGGCGCCCGCGAGTTCTCCCTGCGGACGTTCGACGCCGGGGCCACCGGGCGCTACGGGTTCGAGTCGCACGACGTCGTCGGGACGATGAAGCTACTCGCCTCGCGCCCGGATTCGTGGAGCGCGTACACGCTGCCGTGGTTGGACGACCTGCCCACGCCGCGCGACAACACGACGGTGCGCGTGGCCTTCAAACAGGGGCACCCGGACCCGCGCGCGGCGCTCACGTTCAAGCTGCTCCCCGCGCGCTGGATGGAGTCCAAGAACATGGCCCTCGACGACCGCGGGTTCGCCGAACAGCCCCTCGGCACCGGGCCGTTCAAGTTGTACGCGAACCCGCGGCCCGACGGGAACACCCCGCGCGAGATGGTGTTCGTGGATAACCCGCTCTACGGGCGCTTGCGGGACCGGGCCAACCAGCCGTTCATCAAAGAGGTGCGGTTGCTCGAAATCGCGAAGGTCCACAACGTGATCGAGACGTTTAACCAGGGCGGGTTGCACGTTCTCACGGACGTGCCCACGGCCGAAATCGAGAAGTACCGGGCCGCCCTCGGTAAGACGGTGAGGGACTACACCGCGACCAACAACCGTCGCGTTCACATGCTGGCTCTGAACCACCGCCGCCCGGCGCTTCAGAGCAAACTGTTGCGCCAGGGGCTGATGCTCGCGATCGACCGCGAAGCGATCCTCAACGACGTGTACCGGTCCGGGAAGACCGAGTTCCACCGGGCAATGACCGGGCCGTTCCCGCCGCGGTGCTGGGCCAACCCGAAAGGATCGAATGGTCAGGTGGTGCAGCTCCTGAACCGCGACCTCGCGCTCACGCGCTTCCGGAACTACCTCTTTGACATGGGCGCGAAGTCCGAACTCGAGCTGATTTACCCCAGTGACGACCCGCAAGCGACGGTCGTGTGTACGAAGATCAAGGAGCAGATCGAATCGCTGTTCAAGGACGCCCCCGGTCGAAAACTGACGATCAAACTCGTACCGCAGGCGTTCCGCGAACTGATGCTCCGGGTCGAAGACGAGCACCGATTCGACATCGCCTACGTGCCGTTCGATTACCCGGACGACTGGTACCCGTTCGCACTGGGGGCGATGCTCGACTCGGCCGCGGGCGAGCGCGGCGGGCGCAACTGGACCGGGTTCCAAACGAAGAACACCGGTGCCGACGCCGAGGACACGCGCTTGGGGCAGCTCCTGAACGAACTGCGAGCGTACCGGGAGTTCAACTCCCTCGCCTCGAAGACGACCGAGGTTCACAAGCAGTTCAACGAGTGCGTGCCGTTCGTCCCGCTCTGGCAAATCGACCGACACGTGCTGTTCCACGAGAGCGTGAAGGTCTACACCGACGACTCCGAAACTCCCGTTAGCCCCAGCGTCCTGAACCCGACGACGCTGTTCCAGGGGATCGCGCGCTGGCGCCTGGAGTGAGGTCTCGAGAGAGGACGCTCGTTAGAGGTGCGTGTCGCGTGACACCCTGCATTGACCGAGAGGAGATCCGGCATCGGTTGGGGGAGGCTTTGGGGTGGAGTGCGTACAACCGTCTCGTTGAATCGGCTCCGAACGTCAGGCAGCGTGGGAGGTTCCGATTCTGGCAGGAACAGCTCCTCCGATCCTGCTCTCACGTTTGGGACACACTCATCTCTGTTGCGGGCTTCCTCTGGGTGTTCGAGGAGGCGCCCTTGTTACCTGCTCCGCTTGTTCCGCTTGTACCTGGGACCCGGGCCTTTTTTCTCAAACAGATAGAGGAGTGGCCCCACGGTATTTTCCCGTTGGATGAAACTCCGCCGGATTGGATGGCCACGGCTTGGGAGATCGATCGGGTTCGAGAAGAATTGAGCGGTGATATGGCTCGGACCGTGAGTAAGACGGGCGCGTTGGCCTATCACCGTGATTATTTAACGTACCTGTCGCAGTCACTTCCCGTCTACCGCCAGGTAGAACTGTTCCTCTACTTGCGCGACAGCGGAGGGCGAGAGGGAGAGTTTCGGGCCGGGTTCGAGTCCGCGTTTCCTGCGTGTGTCCCTTTCCTCCCACCCTTTCCGGACACGACGCAATTCGTGGGGCCGGAGGACACGAGCCTCACTTGGGATAATGAACCGCCGGATTACGACATGTCGATCGGAGAAGACATTCCATTTTGAGGAATATTCAAATCGCAGGCGCATCATCTGTTTGGTGCGATCTCCTTCCGTGAGCCAAAGTGGTTCCGGAGATTTGGAAGCTTCGTTTACTTTTTTCCGAACTCTTCAAAATGCTCTTGGGTCGTGAACGAATTGCACTTAAGCGGTGTTGCGTCATCGCCCCCAAGTCGGCAGTAATTGCGTCTTCGATTCTCTGCGGTTAATCTGTCTGGTACTCCACGTCCGGCAGCGAGGCCGACCATGAACCCCGAAGTGTCCGCGTTCCTGGCCGCGAACGGTACAGCGGTGGTGCTCGTTGGCGGTGCGCTCGCCGCGATCGGGCTCGTGCAGTGGCGCAAGATTCGGATCGCCGAGCAGGAGTTGGAGTACAAACAGCGATTGATCGAGCAGGGGTTCGCCGTACCCGAAGTCGAGCGTGCGGTCAGTTCGCGTGCGCCCGTTCGCCGGGGACTGATCGACCAGTTCGGCGCGCTGAGCGGGGGAACGAAAGCCGGTATCATCATCGGCTTTGTGATCGTGATGACGGTGACCGTGTCGTGCATCGGCGGGGCGATTCACGGGATCGCGTACTGGTCGCACGCCCGGACTCAGCCGCCACACGTGCAGCAGTCCTATCTGGAAGAAATGCAGTTGGCAGGCGCACATGTTGACCCGATTCGGGGGGACGCGACCTTCCTCGATCTTCAGCCGGTTGCGAACCAGCGATTGAACGCGGGCGTCGCGGGCGATCAGGGGCACTCGTTCGCGACCATGCCGCAGAAGCGCCAGGAGTTCCGCGGCATGCCGTTCCAGATCGGTCCGAGTTACGTCCGGCTCCGCGGGAACAATCACACGGAACTGCCCACCGAAGCGAAGGGCATTCGTATCGGGTTCAAACTCGATAAGCTGCACATCTTCCACGGCACCGAGTTCGGCGCGTTCGGCGACTCTTCTCACCGCTTCCACGTGCCCGAGGGAACCGAGATCGGGCAGTACCGCGTGCAGTTCGCGGACAAGAGCGAGCGCGTGATACCCGTCGTGTACGGGGAGGACGTGCGCGACGTGTGGAACTGGGACCGTTCGCGTGCGACGACCCGCGGGGCGGTCGCCTGGACGGGGCGCAATCCGTCCGCGACGCGCGAAGGTGTCGGTTTGCGCGTGTACCTCACCTCGTGGCAGAACCCGCGACCAGATGTGGAAATTGCGTCCATTGACTACGTTTCGGAAGGAACCACCGCCGCGACGCCGTTCTGTATCGCGATCACCGCGGAACGCACGTGGAAGTAAGTCTCGTGGTTACGCCTTCGTTCTTTAGCGCGGCGGGTCTGTAACAATTTATGCGGCAGCGGTCGGAATTGTTTGTGTTCTTTTGTGTACTAGTGTAGGGTTAGGCTAGGTTATTTTGACGAGCCAATCACCAGGGCGCGGACTGTGGTGACTGTCTCCCATTTTCCTGCGGTCACGGCTCATTAAATGTGCTTCTCCGTAGCAGATTGTTAGCCGCTGTTAGCATTTGGTGGGGCGGTTCCAATGCGTTTTGTCGCTCCGCCCGCTTGAAATTGGAGAATTTGTCGCGTTTTTCGTCCCGTTTTGGTGAGGCTCAATCTCATACGGGCCGGAAATGTTAGCATTTGTCAGCTTGGGGCGGCCCGAAGACAAGGACGGCTCCAATTACGGTTAAGCACTCGGACATCTGGTGAGGACCGGCGATCAACAATCTCGACCAACTCGCAGCACTCGTCATCCGAGAACGGGAAACACTCCTCACGCGCTGGCGCGAACAGGTTCGGAAGCTCCCGTCGGCCCGGCACCTCGACACGCCGACGCTCAACGACCACATTCCCGCGTTCTTCGAGGAACTCGCCGCAGCGCTCCGGGCGCGGTCCGACGAGACGATTCAGGACGCGGTGTGCGAGGGCACCCCACCGGCCCACGGGCTCCAGCGCGCCCAGGACGGCTTCGACATCGTGGAAGTCGTTGCCGAGTACAACATTCTCCGCGAGTGCATTCACGACCTCGCCGACGCGAACAAGTTGCCGCTCCAGGGGCGGTCGTTCCACATTGTGAATCGCGTACTCGACGGGGCCATCGGCTCGGCGGTCAAGACCTACGCCACTCAGAAGGCACTCGAGGTGCAACGGCGGCGCGAGGAGTACCTCTCGTTCGTCGCCCACGACCTGCGGACACCGCTCAGTGCGATCTCGCTCGCCGCGAGTGTTTTGGAGATGAAGCACGCCGGGGAAGATCCCAATTCTTCCTCGGCCCGGATGGTCAAAACGCTCCGGCGAAACGTCCAACACCTCGGCGCACTCGTGAGTAAGGTGCTCGAAGAGAACACCAACCTTCAGACCGAGGTCGGGGTCAAACTGGAGCGGCGCGAGTTCGATCTTTGGCCGCTCGTGGAGGCACTCGTTCACGACATCCACCCGGTCGCCGGGACGGACAGCACGAAGCTCGTCAACGCGGTGCCCGAAGACTTGGTGATCTACGCGGACGCCGAACTTCTGCGGCGCGTGTTTCAGAACCTCATCGCCAACGCGATCAAGTACACGCTTTGCGGTGAGGTCGTGATTTCGGCCCGTCGGCTCGACGCGGACGCCGGATTCGAGTGCTCGGTTCGCGATAACGGCGAGGGGATCGCGCCGGACCGGATCGACAAGGTGTTCGACCACTTCGAGACCGATCCCAACAAACAGGGCGGCTTGGGTCTCGGGCTGGCCATCGTGAAGACGTTTGTCGAAGCTCACGGCGGTCGGGTAACCGTCGAGAGTGCCGTGGGAATGGGCTCGACCTTCGTGTTCACGCTCCCGGCGAAGACGAATTTGTCGTCGTAACTGTTTTGGATATCTGGAGATAGGGCGGGCCGCATCGGGCACTCGATTGTGCCCGACGCGGCCCGTGGTGAATCGAGTGCGCCTGCCTTACTCCGCGCGCCGCGTGAGAGTGACGGTGTCGGTTTGCGTGGCTTTATCAACCGTCGTGACGCGCGTGTGCTTAACCGCGTTGACCCATCCGGTGGCCACGTCCACCGCGTACTCCGCGGACGCGGTCAACTTCGCGTCCGGTAGTTCGTTTGGAGCGGGCGTGCCCGTCTTCTTGGCGACGTCCTCCACCCACTTCTGAATGACGCGGGCGACGTCTTTCGGGTCCGGGGTTTCTTTGAACGAGATGTTCGCAATCCCCTTGTCCTTGTCCAGCTTGATGATGCACAGCCCCTTGGCCGGAAACGGCTCGCCGCCGAACGGGTTGAGAATGACGTCCTCGTACTCGATGGGCGTCCCGAATTCGTAGGTCTTGCCGAGCGGCTTGACGAGTAGCAGCGGGTTCCGCGTGAATGCCGCCTCGATGCTTTCCTTTGTCGAAAGCAGATTGTCCGTTGCTTGCCGGGCTTGATCGATCGCGGCTTTGGGCGCCCCGGCCTTGTTCATCTGGGCCAACACGTCGTCCCGGACTTTAGTGCCCGTGGTACGAACAGCCTTCCAGTTGCGGAGACCGGTGAAGTCGCCGTCGTCATCGAGTTCGAGATCGAGTTCCGTGTTCCTCAGGATCGTGTTGACCGATTTCACGACCGGGTCGTTGTCCTGGTCCGGGTCTTCAAACGTTGTGGTTCCCTGGGTCCACCGCAGCACGGTTCCTTCGGCGCCGGCGGAAATGACCTCGACCACCACGGGCGTGCGAGTCGAGACCTTGCTGACTTCCTTACCGTCCTGTTCGCGCACCTGGGTACCGAGCATCTCGTACCGGACCGTGTCGCCCTTTTTCCACTTGGAGGCGAGATCGATCGACTTCGGCTCGTCGGCGCGCATCGGCGCGGCCGCGAGTGCAACAAGGGCTAGGAGTATCGGCAAGCAACGGGCGCGCATAACCGGGTCCGAAAGTAGAGGAACGACGGTGTGGGGCAAGAACTTAGTCGCTGGTTCCATCGAACAGCGGGCGGATCACGTGGCCGCGGTTGAGTTGCACCGGGCGACCCAAACGGTCTCGGACCTCGGCGTGCGGATCGACCCCGAGAACCGTGTACACGGTCGCGCCGATGTCGTCGGGCGAGTACGGCGTCGTGGTCGGGTAGGCCGCGTTCTTGTCGCTCTTACCGATGACCTGGCCGCCCCGAACGCCCGCGCCCGCGAACAGCCCGCTGAAGCACGGCGCCCAGTGCTCGCGCCCGCCCTCCTTGTTGATCTTCGGCTCGCGCCCGAACTCACCGAACATCATCACGAGGGTGTCTTCGAGCAGCCCGCGGTCGCTCATGTCGTCGAGGAGCGCGGACACGGCACTATCGAGCGGCGGGAGCAGATCGTTCTTCAGCCGCTTGAACAACCCGCCGTGGCTGTCCCAGTTTTGGACGCGGCCCATGTTCGCCTGCACAACGGGGACGCCAGCCTCAATGAGCCGCCGGGCGAGCAGGCACGACTGCCCGAAGGAGTGCCGGCCGTACTTGTCGCGCACGGCGGCGGGTTCCTTGTCGATGTCGAACGCCTTCGCGACCCGACCCGACGTCAGCACCGCGAACGCCTGTTGCTGCTGGTCGGTCATTTTCTTGGTTTCGGACTGCTCCGCGAGCCACTTGCGCTGGTCGTTCACGGCGCCGAGGAGCGCCATGCGGTCCTTCATCTGCGTCACGTCCATGCCCGAGGCCGGTCGCAGGTTTTCCACCTTGAAGTCGGCGCGGTTCGGGTCGTGGTTGATTTGCATAATGTCGTGCTTCGGCCCCAGGAACCCGGCGTACTGACCGGGCCAGAGCAGGGGGCCTTCCATCAGGTACGTCGGCAGGTTCACGCCGCACGGCGTCCCTTCGGGCGGGCTGCGGTGGTAGCTCAGGCCGCCGGCGTAATTGGGGAAGTCGTCGCGGGACGCGATTTTGTCGAAGAACGCTCCCGGCTGCATGTGGCCGGTGAGGACGTGGTGCGTCGCGACGAGGTGGTTGTTGTCGTGGTGCGAGAGCGACCGCACGATCGAGTACATCTTCGACCGCGCCGCGAGCTTCGGAATGTGCTCACTCGCGAGCAGGCCGGGCGTTTGGGTCTGGATCGCCTTGTACTCGCCGCGAATCTCCGGTGGCGCATCGGGTTTCGGGTCGAACGTTTCGTGGTGACTGGCCGCCCCGGTGAGGAACACGATCAGAACCGACTTCGGTTTCTTGTTCCCCGCCAGTGAAGGGGCACCTTTGGCCCCGGCGCGCGTGAAAGAAGACATCCCCAACCCGAGCAGCCCGGAATAGCCGACCTGGAGAAGTTCGCGGCGGTTGATACCGATGGTGTGGCGGTGGGTGATTGGCAAAGGTAACCCCTCAGAAGCGCGGAGGTTCGGTGGGATGAGTCTATTAGAGCATGTGTCCGTGCCGGGGCAAGCCCGTTCCCGGTTATCGGCACGGGGACTCACCCGCGTTTCACGGAATTCACGGTGACCGCCGGCGCCACGGCTTGCGGACGCTCCGCGCGTGCGTGACAGAAAGGATCACGACCTCGGTGGCGGTGACTTCGTAAGCCACCACCACGAGAAGAAATGGGTCACAGTGTCGGGCCGATGGACCACGGGGCGAATTCTTCTTCGCCGACGCCGTTGAGTTCGCTCTTGGTTTTCTCGCCGCTCGCGACCGAGAGCACCTTCTCGAAGATCTCCTGGCCCACGGCTTCCACCGACACACCGTTCAGCACCTTGCCCGCGTCGATGTCCATGTCACCGATCATGTGCGTGTAGAGCGGGGTGTTCGTGGCGACCTTCACGCACGGGGCCGGCTTGCACCCGAACACGCTCCCGCGCCCGGTCGTGAACACGCACACGTTCGCGCCGCCGGCCACAATACCGGTCATGCTCACCGGGTCGTAGCCCGGTGTGTCCATCACCACGAACCCCTTCGCCGTGACCGGTTCCGCGTAGCGGTAAACGTCCACCATTGCGGTACCGCCGGCCTTCGCGATCGCGCCCAGTGACTTCTCGTAGATCGTCGTGAGACCGCCCTCTTTGTTCCCGGGGCTGGGGTTGTTGTTGATCTCGGCCCCGAACATCGACGTGTACCACTCCCACCACTTAATCCGCTCGACCAGTTTCTCGCCGACCTCCTTCGATACGGCCCGGCGTGTGAGGATGTGTTCGGCGCCGTAAATTTCGGTCGTTTCGCCCAGGATGCTCGTACCGCCCTGTTGAACCATCATGTCGCTCGCGACCCCCAGGGCCGGGTTCGCGGTCACCCCGCTGTTGCCGTCCGAACCGCCGCAGTTCGTACCGAGGATCAGGTGCTTGGCGGGGAGTTGCACGCGGCGCACGTCGTTCACGCGGGGGAGCATTTCTGCAACCGCCTGAACGCCGGCTTCGACGGTTTTGCCGATCCCGCCGCACTCCTGAATCGAGAGCGCGAGCGGTGTGCCCTTCTTGCCGTCGAGTTGCAACAGGTTCAGTTTCTCGTTTTCGATCAGGTGGGACGCCTGAACGATTTCGCACCCCAACCCAACGAGCAGGTACGCCGCGACGTTAGGGTGACGGGCGAAGCCCGCGAGCGTGCGGTCGAGCTGCTGGTGGTCCGGGCCGTCGAACTGCATCCCGCAGCCCTGGCGGTGAACGATCGCGATCACGCCGTCCACGTTCGGGTAGTCCTTCAGCAAACCCAGCGCCCGGACGCGGTCCGCGATGTATTTGCTCGTGCTGGCGGAGCAGTTCACGGTGCTAATGACCGCCAAATAGTTGCGCGTCCCGTACCGTTGGTGGGGCGCCCGCCCCTCGCCGCGGTCGAACCCCATGAACGTGCGGTACTCGGCCGGCGGGGGCAGCGGCGCGGGGATCTGGCTCGCGTAGGCGTAGTCGCGCTCGAATGCGCCGGCGGTCACGTTGTGGACGTGGACGTGTTCGCCCGGCGCCACGTTGCGCCCGGCGAACCCGATCACCTGGCCGTACTTGTGAATCGGGTCGCCTTCCTTGATCGACACGACCGCGAACTTGTGCCCCATCCCGATGCCCTTGGCGAGCGTAAACGTGCCACCATCGAATCCGAACGTGATGCCGGACGGGATCGGCTTGCGGGCGACCGCAACGTTGTCCTGCGGGCGGAGGTGAACGGCAAACTCACTGATCGGAACGGCCATTTCCGGCTCCAAGGAGAGAGAACGTCGGGGACATTCTCGAATGGTGTGAGGTTCAACTTAGCGGTTTGCGAGCGGGTGTGTAAATGGAACCGCGGAGCGATTCCAGCTCAGGTTCTCGCGGTGGGAACGTGTCTACCGTGTCGGGTTTAGTGATTGTGCCGTTCGCCCGGCGCCGAAACGAAAACGGATCGATTTGAGTCAGCGGGGCGCGTTGCGATGAGGCGCACGGGAGGTAGAATATCAAAACTCCGTAACCCCCACCGTGTCCGATCCTGGCGCGTCCTTCTATCTTGACGGCCAACACGGGGTTAGTTGTCATGGGCGCAATTTCAATCGGCCGCGGGTCGCGGAAAGGTCGGGCGATGGATAAGGCACTCTGCTTTGGGGCACTTGGTGTTGGTGCCCTCATGCTGTTGGTGTTCCTGCTCGATCTGGTCGCCAAGGTTCCGTTCGGCGGCGGTCCGTTCGTAATCGTTGATATTTTCGGTTTGCTCGCATCCGCGGTTGTGGTCTACCTCGGGTGGAACGCTTCCCGCGACCTGAAATAGCAGGACCGGCACCGGATCGGAGACTGAGAACAGGAAGAGGCCATCAGTTCCCTCTTCCTGTTGTGCTTTTAATGTTTGCTCTCGGCACGTGCCAATTCAACAACCGCCTGAATTAACCCATCTTCCGTGAAGGTTTTGGCTTCGGCCGCGACCGGAAGTCCCAGTGTGCGGACCGCGTTACCGGTTTCCGGGCTAATTGCGACAAGGCGGATATCCCCGCGCTCGACTCGCCCGCGAACCGTC
This region of Gemmata massiliana genomic DNA includes:
- a CDS encoding DUF1501 domain-containing protein; the protein is MPITHRHTIGINRRELLQVGYSGLLGLGMSSFTRAGAKGAPSLAGNKKPKSVLIVFLTGAASHHETFDPKPDAPPEIRGEYKAIQTQTPGLLASEHIPKLAARSKMYSIVRSLSHHDNNHLVATHHVLTGHMQPGAFFDKIASRDDFPNYAGGLSYHRSPPEGTPCGVNLPTYLMEGPLLWPGQYAGFLGPKHDIMQINHDPNRADFKVENLRPASGMDVTQMKDRMALLGAVNDQRKWLAEQSETKKMTDQQQQAFAVLTSGRVAKAFDIDKEPAAVRDKYGRHSFGQSCLLARRLIEAGVPVVQANMGRVQNWDSHGGLFKRLKNDLLPPLDSAVSALLDDMSDRGLLEDTLVMMFGEFGREPKINKEGGREHWAPCFSGLFAGAGVRGGQVIGKSDKNAAYPTTTPYSPDDIGATVYTVLGVDPHAEVRDRLGRPVQLNRGHVIRPLFDGTSD
- a CDS encoding UxaA family hydrolase; translated protein: MAVPISEFAVHLRPQDNVAVARKPIPSGITFGFDGGTFTLAKGIGMGHKFAVVSIKEGDPIHKYGQVIGFAGRNVAPGEHVHVHNVTAGAFERDYAYASQIPAPLPPPAEYRTFMGFDRGEGRAPHQRYGTRNYLAVISTVNCSASTSKYIADRVRALGLLKDYPNVDGVIAIVHRQGCGMQFDGPDHQQLDRTLAGFARHPNVAAYLLVGLGCEIVQASHLIENEKLNLLQLDGKKGTPLALSIQECGGIGKTVEAGVQAVAEMLPRVNDVRRVQLPAKHLILGTNCGGSDGNSGVTANPALGVASDMMVQQGGTSILGETTEIYGAEHILTRRAVSKEVGEKLVERIKWWEWYTSMFGAEINNNPSPGNKEGGLTTIYEKSLGAIAKAGGTAMVDVYRYAEPVTAKGFVVMDTPGYDPVSMTGIVAGGANVCVFTTGRGSVFGCKPAPCVKVATNTPLYTHMIGDMDIDAGKVLNGVSVEAVGQEIFEKVLSVASGEKTKSELNGVGEEEFAPWSIGPTL
- a CDS encoding ABC transporter substrate-binding protein encodes the protein MSDPARPCRSWHRVSAALVGLLTAFALGVLAQPPVEEEDPKAGVKKRIKVEDDPVAKPVGGAGATPDARLDELARAAEESTNPAVKELLLKHVVPFDRLTTKAVVRIKPIPIARGERFPAQFGIQELDREGNFTAPQAVNTVEMKRIDYFEEIVLAEVNQVLAVKPLGATNGQQGWTAIEQIGAAERLLSAALRFHDFAREHNIRRGRGWDEVRKPLVERVREVRLLQLKNAVNANDWLRVREYGSRLILVYPKDAEVAAEVATARVLESKRLLTSEKHFDHVKARELLDEFEASFPGAGGDAVRAIRTELTRRAEQAFARAKERKAANDTTGARDALTRAVALDPTLAGARDLQRELKTGYQTLYVGVRQYPELMSPSTARLDSEKQAVELMFEGLLAEVPDDGGGARYRPAGVIGMPAVVPGAREFSLRTFDAGATGRYGFESHDVVGTMKLLASRPDSWSAYTLPWLDDLPTPRDNTTVRVAFKQGHPDPRAALTFKLLPARWMESKNMALDDRGFAEQPLGTGPFKLYANPRPDGNTPREMVFVDNPLYGRLRDRANQPFIKEVRLLEIAKVHNVIETFNQGGLHVLTDVPTAEIEKYRAALGKTVRDYTATNNRRVHMLALNHRRPALQSKLLRQGLMLAIDREAILNDVYRSGKTEFHRAMTGPFPPRCWANPKGSNGQVVQLLNRDLALTRFRNYLFDMGAKSELELIYPSDDPQATVVCTKIKEQIESLFKDAPGRKLTIKLVPQAFRELMLRVEDEHRFDIAYVPFDYPDDWYPFALGAMLDSAAGERGGRNWTGFQTKNTGADAEDTRLGQLLNELRAYREFNSLASKTTEVHKQFNECVPFVPLWQIDRHVLFHESVKVYTDDSETPVSPSVLNPTTLFQGIARWRLE
- a CDS encoding sensor histidine kinase, which encodes MRERETLLTRWREQVRKLPSARHLDTPTLNDHIPAFFEELAAALRARSDETIQDAVCEGTPPAHGLQRAQDGFDIVEVVAEYNILRECIHDLADANKLPLQGRSFHIVNRVLDGAIGSAVKTYATQKALEVQRRREEYLSFVAHDLRTPLSAISLAASVLEMKHAGEDPNSSSARMVKTLRRNVQHLGALVSKVLEENTNLQTEVGVKLERREFDLWPLVEALVHDIHPVAGTDSTKLVNAVPEDLVIYADAELLRRVFQNLIANAIKYTLCGEVVISARRLDADAGFECSVRDNGEGIAPDRIDKVFDHFETDPNKQGGLGLGLAIVKTFVEAHGGRVTVESAVGMGSTFVFTLPAKTNLSS